Proteins from one Fundidesulfovibrio magnetotacticus genomic window:
- the mraY gene encoding phospho-N-acetylmuramoyl-pentapeptide-transferase, translated as MIYHLLVPFAAQLTVLNVFRYITFRSIYAFTTALVIAIVFGPKVIAWLTRLKCGQTIHEDVKAHQCKAGTPTMGGLLMMLSIVVSVLLWADLTNEYVWMTLLVFVGFGSIGFWDDYLKVVRKHNKGLSARAKMAGQVAIAAVAVGILMLDPDFSTRLAVPFFKNFQPDLGILYLPFALLVIVGASNGVNLTDGLDGLAIGPTVVAAGMFALFVYVAGHAQMARYLQVMPVSGVGEVTVFCAALVGAGLGFLWFNAYPAQVFMGDVGSLSLGGALGFVAVACKQELILLIVGGVFVLETLSVILQVSYFKFSGGKRIFKMAPLHHHFELKGIPESKIIIRFWILSILLAFVALSTLKLR; from the coding sequence GTGATCTACCATCTGCTCGTGCCCTTCGCGGCCCAGCTCACGGTGCTGAACGTCTTCCGCTACATCACGTTCCGCTCCATCTACGCCTTCACAACGGCCCTGGTGATCGCCATCGTGTTCGGCCCCAAGGTCATCGCGTGGCTGACAAGGCTCAAGTGCGGCCAGACCATCCACGAGGACGTGAAGGCCCACCAGTGCAAGGCGGGCACGCCCACCATGGGCGGCCTGCTCATGATGCTCTCCATCGTGGTCTCGGTGCTGCTCTGGGCCGATCTGACCAACGAATACGTGTGGATGACCCTCCTGGTGTTCGTGGGCTTCGGGTCCATCGGCTTCTGGGACGACTACCTGAAGGTTGTGCGCAAGCACAACAAGGGGCTCTCGGCGCGCGCCAAGATGGCGGGACAGGTGGCCATCGCCGCCGTGGCCGTGGGCATCCTCATGCTGGACCCGGACTTCTCCACGCGCCTTGCCGTGCCCTTCTTCAAAAACTTCCAGCCCGACCTGGGCATCCTCTACCTGCCCTTCGCCCTGCTGGTGATCGTGGGGGCGTCCAACGGCGTGAACCTCACCGACGGCCTGGACGGGCTGGCCATCGGCCCCACGGTGGTGGCGGCGGGCATGTTCGCGCTCTTCGTCTACGTGGCGGGCCACGCGCAGATGGCGCGCTACCTCCAGGTGATGCCCGTCTCGGGAGTGGGCGAGGTCACGGTGTTCTGCGCGGCCCTCGTGGGCGCGGGGCTCGGTTTCCTGTGGTTCAACGCCTACCCGGCCCAGGTGTTCATGGGCGACGTGGGCTCTCTCTCCCTGGGCGGGGCGCTTGGTTTCGTGGCCGTGGCCTGCAAGCAGGAGCTCATCCTGCTCATCGTCGGCGGCGTCTTCGTGTTGGAGACCCTCTCGGTGATCCTCCAAGTGAGCTACTTCAAGTTTTCGGGGGGCAAGCGCATCTTCAAGATGGCCCCGCTGCACCATCATTTCGAGCTTAAGGGCATCCCGGAGTCCAAGATCATCATCCGGTTCTGGATCCTCTCCATCCTCCTGGCCTTCGTGGCCTTGAGCACGCTGAAGCTGAGGTGA
- the murC gene encoding UDP-N-acetylmuramate--L-alanine ligase, with the protein MRTQVKRIHMVGIGGSGMSGIAEVLLNLGYQVTGSDMSLSDTVKRLKRLGADISIGHGRENLGHADVLVKSTAIQESNPEVEEARLRGMPVIPRAEMLAELMRLRSGVAVAGTHGKTTTTSLLATIFSEAGLDPTVIIGGRLNAMGANARLGEGEYLIAEADESDGSFLCLSPVMTIVTNVDADHLDFYKGGQAEIDESFIRFCNKIPFYGVNVVCLDDPGVRRILPRINRPVLSYGVGEPKARLKARIMDQGPRPRFEVTFDGAHWADVTLNHPGRHNVQNALAAIGVAIEAGLPKEAVLRALAAFAGVGRRFEKKGEKDGVLVIDDYGHHPAEIKATLSTARACYPDRRLVVLFQPHRFTRTQALFGDFCKTFEDAEELVLTEIYPASEKPIPGVSGQSLAQGIRQVSKTKVTYVPDFETALTTLRVLLRPGDLLVTMGAGSVWKVGVDYLEGGHGA; encoded by the coding sequence ATGCGCACCCAGGTGAAGCGCATCCACATGGTGGGCATCGGCGGTTCGGGCATGTCCGGCATCGCCGAGGTGCTTTTGAACCTGGGCTACCAGGTCACGGGCTCGGACATGTCGCTCTCCGACACCGTGAAGCGCCTCAAGCGCCTGGGGGCGGACATCTCCATCGGCCACGGCCGCGAGAACCTGGGGCATGCCGACGTTCTGGTGAAGTCCACCGCCATCCAGGAGTCCAACCCCGAGGTGGAGGAGGCGAGGCTGCGCGGCATGCCGGTGATCCCCCGGGCCGAGATGCTGGCCGAGCTCATGCGCCTGCGCTCCGGCGTGGCCGTGGCCGGAACCCACGGCAAGACCACCACCACCTCGCTTCTGGCCACCATCTTCTCCGAGGCCGGGCTCGACCCCACCGTGATCATCGGCGGCCGCCTCAACGCCATGGGGGCCAACGCCCGCCTGGGAGAGGGCGAATACCTCATCGCGGAAGCCGACGAGTCCGACGGCTCCTTCCTCTGCCTCTCCCCGGTGATGACCATCGTCACCAACGTGGACGCCGACCACCTGGACTTCTACAAGGGCGGACAGGCCGAGATCGACGAAAGCTTCATCCGTTTCTGCAACAAGATCCCCTTCTACGGGGTCAACGTGGTCTGCCTGGACGACCCGGGCGTGCGCCGCATCCTCCCGCGCATCAACCGCCCGGTGCTCTCCTACGGCGTCGGCGAGCCCAAGGCGCGCCTCAAGGCCCGCATCATGGACCAGGGCCCCAGGCCGCGCTTCGAGGTCACCTTCGACGGCGCGCATTGGGCCGACGTGACCCTGAACCACCCGGGCCGCCACAACGTGCAGAACGCCCTGGCCGCCATCGGCGTGGCCATCGAGGCAGGTCTGCCCAAGGAGGCCGTGCTGCGCGCCCTGGCCGCCTTCGCGGGCGTGGGACGCCGCTTCGAGAAAAAGGGCGAAAAGGACGGCGTGCTCGTCATCGACGACTACGGACACCACCCGGCCGAGATCAAGGCCACGCTGTCCACCGCGCGCGCCTGCTACCCGGACCGCCGCCTCGTGGTGCTCTTCCAGCCCCACCGCTTCACCCGCACCCAGGCACTCTTCGGGGACTTCTGCAAGACCTTCGAGGACGCCGAGGAGCTGGTGCTCACCGAGATCTACCCGGCCTCAGAGAAGCCCATCCCGGGCGTCTCGGGCCAGAGCCTGGCCCAGGGCATCCGCCAGGTGTCCAAGACCAAGGTGACCTACGTGCCCGACTTCGAAACCGCCCTGACCACCCTGCGCGTGCTCCTGCGTCCCGGCGACCTGCTGGTGACCATGGGCGCGGGCAGCGTCTGGAAGGTGGGCGTGGACTATCTGGAGGGGGGCCATGGCGCTTAG
- a CDS encoding UDP-N-acetylmuramoyl-L-alanyl-D-glutamate--2,6-diaminopimelate ligase yields the protein MVRNHSFEELLALAAAGLDVQADSRRVTPGGAFVAVRGVSVDGESFIPMALERGAAWIVASPSAQLPAGSAARLAVVDDVPRALGLLAAARHGTERLPFRLAGVTGTNGKTTVTYLVEHLFARAGLRAGVLGTVEYRWPGHSQVASHTTPDCLTLHALLAEMARDGVQGAAMEVSSHALDQGRVEGLTFDAAALTNVTQDHLDYHGDMEAYFQAKRRFFTRYLRDPSGAALNLDDASGRRLAGEFPQALGFTLTGQAAGGRVLSGRVLRSSGEGMELSMELEGRSWSFASPLIGAFNASNLLAAQALGLCLGLPDSAMSGLADCNGAPGRLERVPNGQGVHVFVDYAHTPDALENVLTALKVLDFTRVVALFGCGGNRDRSKRPLMAQAVARHADVAVLTSDNPRHEDPLAIIEDARPGLSGAARVIVEPDRRKAIALALEAAGKGGAALLAGKGHEPYQQIGDEKLPFSDALVAGELLA from the coding sequence ATGGTACGCAACCACTCCTTCGAAGAACTCCTCGCCCTGGCCGCAGCGGGCCTGGACGTGCAGGCGGACTCCCGCCGCGTCACGCCGGGCGGCGCGTTCGTGGCCGTGCGGGGCGTCTCGGTGGACGGCGAGTCCTTCATCCCCATGGCCCTGGAGCGCGGAGCGGCATGGATCGTGGCCTCGCCCAGCGCCCAGCTCCCGGCGGGCAGCGCCGCCAGGCTGGCGGTCGTGGACGACGTGCCCCGCGCTCTGGGGCTGCTGGCCGCCGCGCGCCACGGCACGGAGAGGCTTCCCTTCCGGCTGGCGGGCGTCACGGGCACCAACGGCAAGACCACCGTCACCTATCTGGTGGAACACCTGTTCGCCCGCGCCGGGCTCAGGGCCGGGGTGCTGGGCACCGTGGAATACCGCTGGCCCGGCCACTCCCAGGTGGCCAGCCACACCACGCCCGACTGCCTGACGCTCCACGCCCTCCTGGCGGAGATGGCCAGGGACGGGGTTCAGGGCGCGGCCATGGAGGTCTCCAGCCATGCCCTGGACCAGGGCCGCGTGGAGGGCCTCACCTTCGACGCCGCCGCCCTGACCAACGTCACCCAGGATCACCTGGATTACCACGGCGACATGGAAGCCTACTTCCAGGCCAAGCGCCGCTTCTTCACCCGCTACCTGCGCGACCCCTCCGGCGCGGCCCTGAACCTGGACGACGCCTCCGGCCGCAGGCTGGCCGGGGAGTTCCCCCAGGCCCTGGGCTTCACGCTCACGGGGCAGGCCGCAGGCGGGCGCGTGCTCTCGGGCCGGGTGCTGCGCTCCTCGGGCGAGGGAATGGAGCTGTCCATGGAGCTGGAGGGCCGCAGCTGGAGCTTCGCCTCGCCGCTCATCGGGGCCTTCAACGCCTCCAACCTGCTGGCCGCACAGGCCCTGGGCCTCTGCCTGGGCCTGCCAGACTCGGCCATGTCCGGCCTGGCCGACTGCAACGGCGCGCCGGGACGCCTTGAGCGCGTGCCCAACGGCCAGGGCGTGCACGTCTTCGTGGACTACGCCCACACCCCCGACGCCCTGGAGAACGTGCTCACGGCCCTCAAGGTCCTGGATTTCACCCGCGTGGTGGCCCTCTTCGGCTGCGGCGGCAACCGCGACCGCTCCAAGCGTCCGCTCATGGCCCAGGCCGTGGCCCGCCACGCCGACGTGGCCGTGCTCACCTCGGACAACCCCCGCCACGAAGACCCCCTGGCCATTATCGAGGACGCCCGACCCGGCCTGTCAGGAGCCGCCCGGGTGATCGTGGAGCCGGACCGCCGCAAGGCCATCGCCCTGGCCCTGGAAGCCGCGGGCAAGGGCGGCGCGGCGCTCCTGGCAGGCAAGGGGCACGAGCCCTACCAGCAGATAGGGGACGAGAAGCTTCCCTTCAGCGACGCCCTCGTGGCCGGGGAGCTTCTGGCATGA
- a CDS encoding UDP-N-acetylmuramoyl-tripeptide--D-alanyl-D-alanine ligase, whose product MRMSVSETMAACQARGDIRAFAEVLVESATQDSRAAGPGALFCCLPGSRADGHDFAVRAVEQGASAVLAARELPGLSGKAPVLVVEDVQRAMGLLARHWRRRVRPVVAALSGSAGKTTAKEMLASITTVMGPSIKNPGNFNNQLGLPLSMLAAGAEHRTWVLELGISRVGDMEELAGICEPDLAVVHNVGPAHLEGLGDLRGVARAKAALLGFVGESGTALANKDYPELWAEAKKANPRVKAMSTRDPSAENFCTYKGCSANGMGVYSLMLEGSPLEVSLSCQGAHLAENVLAAAAAARALGATGEQIREGLARAEFPKGRFAVRDTGTCVVIDDTYNANPLSMTAAIGAARALCGAGPLALVLGEMGELGKERDQAHEELGRVIAASGCDVVRFKGPSAALVRLGLERSGFAGSFAEVREPSEIAELAAQASSTGGVVLFKGSRSQRMEEFLERFLSDHEEGRR is encoded by the coding sequence ATGAGAATGTCCGTCTCCGAGACCATGGCCGCCTGTCAGGCCAGGGGCGACATCCGCGCCTTCGCGGAGGTCCTGGTGGAGTCCGCCACCCAGGACAGCCGCGCGGCCGGACCTGGCGCGCTCTTCTGCTGCCTGCCGGGCAGCCGCGCAGACGGTCACGATTTCGCAGTCCGCGCCGTGGAGCAGGGCGCTTCGGCCGTGCTGGCCGCGCGCGAACTGCCCGGGCTGAGCGGCAAGGCCCCCGTGTTGGTGGTGGAGGACGTGCAGCGGGCCATGGGCCTGCTGGCGCGGCACTGGCGCAGGCGCGTGCGCCCCGTGGTGGCCGCGCTCTCGGGTTCGGCGGGCAAGACCACGGCCAAGGAGATGCTGGCCTCCATCACGACCGTGATGGGGCCTTCCATCAAGAATCCCGGGAATTTCAACAACCAGCTGGGCCTGCCCCTCTCCATGCTGGCCGCTGGCGCGGAGCACCGCACCTGGGTGCTGGAGCTGGGCATCAGCCGCGTGGGCGACATGGAAGAACTGGCCGGAATCTGCGAGCCGGACCTGGCCGTGGTGCACAACGTCGGCCCCGCCCACCTGGAGGGCCTGGGAGACCTGCGCGGCGTGGCCCGCGCCAAGGCCGCGCTCCTGGGCTTCGTGGGCGAATCGGGCACGGCTCTGGCCAACAAGGACTACCCCGAATTGTGGGCCGAGGCGAAAAAGGCCAACCCCCGCGTGAAGGCCATGTCCACCCGCGACCCCTCGGCCGAGAATTTCTGCACGTACAAGGGCTGCTCCGCCAACGGCATGGGCGTCTACTCCCTGATGCTGGAGGGCAGCCCCCTGGAAGTGTCCCTCTCCTGCCAGGGCGCGCACCTGGCCGAGAACGTCCTGGCGGCGGCGGCCGCCGCGCGCGCCCTGGGCGCGACAGGCGAACAGATCCGCGAGGGCCTGGCCCGGGCGGAGTTCCCCAAGGGCCGCTTCGCCGTGCGCGACACCGGGACCTGCGTGGTGATCGACGACACTTACAACGCCAATCCCCTGTCCATGACCGCCGCCATCGGGGCGGCCCGGGCGCTTTGCGGCGCGGGTCCCCTGGCCCTGGTGCTGGGCGAGATGGGCGAACTGGGCAAAGAGCGCGACCAGGCCCACGAGGAGCTGGGCCGCGTGATCGCGGCAAGCGGTTGCGACGTGGTGCGGTTCAAGGGCCCCAGCGCGGCATTGGTGCGCCTGGGGTTGGAGCGTTCCGGCTTCGCGGGCAGCTTCGCGGAAGTTCGCGAGCCTTCGGAGATCGCGGAGCTGGCCGCGCAGGCCTCCTCCACGGGCGGGGTGGTGCTCTTCAAGGGTTCGCGCTCCCAGCGCATGGAGGAATTTCTGGAACGCTTCCTGTCGGACCATGAGGAGGGCCGCCGGTGA
- the murB gene encoding UDP-N-acetylmuramate dehydrogenase produces MALRLLPGPRFAERTTLRLGGRAAAELAMARPEDWEGLEQALAGSGGRPLALGWGSNLLAHDQDLDLCVVTLPEGEPLAVGQDEDGRVRVRAWGGLMLPRLVNWAAREGYSGLEPLAGIPGTVGGAVAMNAGSYGSETAALLARVLVWDAARGARWIEPGGWRAGYRAFWPEGLDQGAFWLALAAELSLAPARAQDVRLATDATLARKKASQPVSAATCGCVFKNPEGESAGRMLDELGFKGKSLGGMCFSPMHANFLVNEGRGSATAALELINRARASVWERFGVELELEVKVLA; encoded by the coding sequence ATGGCGCTTAGGCTCCTGCCCGGACCTCGCTTCGCGGAGCGCACCACCCTGCGCCTGGGCGGACGCGCCGCGGCCGAGCTGGCCATGGCCCGTCCCGAGGACTGGGAGGGGCTCGAGCAGGCCTTGGCCGGGTCCGGGGGACGTCCCCTGGCCCTGGGCTGGGGTTCCAACCTGCTGGCGCACGACCAGGACCTGGACCTCTGCGTAGTGACCCTCCCCGAGGGCGAGCCGCTGGCCGTGGGGCAGGATGAGGACGGCCGCGTGAGGGTGCGCGCCTGGGGCGGGCTCATGCTGCCCAGGCTCGTGAACTGGGCGGCGCGCGAAGGCTACTCCGGCCTGGAGCCCCTTGCGGGAATCCCTGGCACGGTGGGCGGCGCGGTGGCCATGAACGCCGGGAGCTACGGCTCGGAGACCGCCGCGCTGCTGGCGCGCGTGCTGGTTTGGGACGCCGCGCGCGGGGCGCGCTGGATCGAGCCTGGGGGTTGGCGCGCGGGGTATCGCGCGTTCTGGCCCGAAGGCCTGGACCAGGGGGCGTTCTGGCTGGCCCTGGCCGCCGAGTTGTCGCTCGCTCCAGCCCGGGCCCAGGACGTGCGCCTAGCCACGGACGCCACCCTGGCGCGCAAGAAGGCCAGCCAGCCCGTGAGCGCGGCCACCTGCGGCTGCGTGTTCAAGAATCCCGAGGGCGAGAGCGCAGGGCGCATGCTCGACGAGTTGGGCTTTAAGGGCAAGAGCCTGGGCGGCATGTGTTTTTCGCCCATGCATGCGAATTTCCTGGTGAACGAAGGCAGGGGTTCGGCCACGGCGGCGCTGGAA
- the murD gene encoding UDP-N-acetylmuramoyl-L-alanine--D-glutamate ligase: protein MRALLHKGQLAGHEAVVVGAAVSGVAAARLLAYLGAGVRLLDRNPEALAPEVLAELEASGVTVLLGAHKKEQFRGAQMVVLSPGVPVAKLVEFLKACPDAQVLSELELASWFCDAPILAVTGTNGKTTTTSLIGHILESAGRRVFVGGNIGTPLSDHVLSGEPCDVAVLEVSSFQLQNVKSFKPTVAVLLNFSGNHLDFHADMEEYLQAKLQCFARMDAKGLAILPLEMRAELEKRSFTGARKVYFTASNRFPENNLPGAHNRSNMEAAWLACKALGVTDDEVRRGVASFRPLGHRIETVGEKGGVLFVDDSKATTVEAMRAAVESFERPVRLLAGGVFKGGDLSILEPHFGTRIAAVGLFGASREVFEGAWAGKVPLFWAEDLDKAVTRLYREAAPGDVILLSPATASFDQYSGYKARGEHFQRIFESLPDEREARQ, encoded by the coding sequence ATGCGCGCGCTTCTGCACAAGGGACAGCTGGCCGGACACGAGGCCGTGGTGGTGGGCGCCGCCGTTTCGGGCGTGGCCGCCGCGCGTCTGCTGGCCTACCTGGGCGCGGGCGTGCGCCTGCTGGACCGCAACCCCGAAGCCCTCGCCCCCGAAGTGCTGGCCGAACTGGAAGCCTCGGGCGTCACGGTGCTTCTGGGCGCGCACAAGAAGGAACAGTTCAGGGGCGCGCAGATGGTGGTACTCTCGCCGGGCGTGCCCGTGGCCAAGCTGGTCGAGTTCCTGAAAGCCTGCCCGGACGCGCAGGTGCTCTCGGAGCTGGAGCTGGCCTCCTGGTTCTGCGACGCCCCCATCCTGGCCGTGACCGGCACCAACGGCAAGACCACCACCACCTCGCTCATCGGGCACATCCTGGAGAGCGCGGGCCGCAGGGTGTTCGTGGGCGGCAACATCGGCACGCCGCTCTCGGACCACGTGCTCTCGGGAGAGCCCTGCGACGTGGCGGTGCTGGAGGTCTCGAGCTTCCAGCTCCAGAATGTGAAGAGCTTCAAGCCCACGGTGGCCGTGCTCCTGAACTTCTCGGGCAATCATCTGGATTTCCACGCCGACATGGAGGAATACCTCCAGGCCAAGCTCCAGTGCTTCGCGCGCATGGACGCCAAGGGCCTGGCCATCCTGCCCCTGGAGATGCGCGCGGAGCTGGAAAAGCGCTCCTTCACCGGCGCGCGCAAGGTCTACTTCACCGCCAGCAACCGTTTTCCGGAGAACAACCTCCCCGGCGCGCACAACCGGTCCAACATGGAAGCCGCCTGGCTGGCCTGCAAGGCCCTGGGCGTCACCGACGACGAGGTGCGCCGGGGCGTGGCCTCCTTCCGGCCCCTGGGCCACCGCATCGAGACCGTGGGCGAGAAGGGCGGCGTGCTCTTCGTGGACGACTCCAAGGCCACCACGGTGGAAGCCATGCGCGCCGCCGTGGAAAGCTTCGAGCGCCCGGTGCGGCTGCTGGCTGGAGGGGTGTTCAAGGGCGGCGACCTCTCCATCCTGGAGCCGCATTTTGGGACGCGCATCGCCGCCGTGGGCCTCTTCGGGGCCAGCCGTGAGGTGTTCGAGGGCGCGTGGGCTGGCAAGGTCCCCCTGTTCTGGGCGGAAGACCTGGATAAGGCCGTGACCAGGCTCTACCGCGAGGCCGCCCCGGGCGACGTGATCCTGCTCTCCCCGGCCACGGCAAGCTTCGACCAGTATTCGGGCTACAAGGCGCGCGGCGAGCACTTCCAGCGCATCTTCGAGTCGCTGCCCGACGAGCGGGAGGCCCGGCAATGA
- the ftsW gene encoding putative lipid II flippase FtsW, whose product MSRVAVIQEAPMPGQAVKPGFDWWLASVAVLLAGLGVVMVLSASGIMAERMAGSKYLFFKKQAIFYAVGVALMFVMAWMPRRILYGPVYVWLALVLVLLAMTLIPPFSVKAGGARRWMHLGPVLLQPMELAKIVLVFYLAYFYSSKQALVKSFSVGFIPPVVVTGLLGVVMLVQPDFGGAVFMGMLFFLMSLVGGTRFVYLFISGLFGAAACVLLVINSPYRFKRWFAFLDPFQDPQGTGYQLVQSFFAFGSGQITGVGFGSGKQKLFYLPEAHTDFIMAVAGEELGFIGVSVILSLIGVLMWRSFRIALAQDDLRDRFTAYGMALVLGIGFLLNLAVVMGCVPPKGVAMPFLSYGGSSLVCAFLCVGILLNLSRRRPT is encoded by the coding sequence ATGAGCCGCGTGGCCGTGATCCAGGAAGCCCCCATGCCGGGGCAGGCCGTGAAACCGGGTTTCGACTGGTGGCTGGCCTCCGTGGCCGTGCTCCTGGCCGGGCTGGGCGTGGTCATGGTGCTTTCGGCCTCGGGGATCATGGCCGAGCGCATGGCGGGCAGCAAATACCTCTTCTTCAAGAAGCAGGCGATCTTCTACGCCGTGGGCGTGGCCCTGATGTTCGTGATGGCCTGGATGCCCCGGCGAATCCTCTACGGCCCGGTGTACGTGTGGCTGGCCCTGGTGCTGGTATTGCTGGCCATGACGCTCATCCCTCCCTTCTCCGTGAAGGCAGGCGGCGCGCGCCGCTGGATGCACCTCGGCCCCGTGCTGCTCCAGCCCATGGAGCTGGCCAAGATCGTGCTCGTTTTTTACCTGGCCTACTTCTATTCCAGCAAGCAGGCTCTGGTGAAGTCGTTCTCCGTGGGCTTCATCCCTCCGGTGGTGGTCACGGGGCTTCTGGGCGTGGTGATGCTGGTGCAGCCGGACTTCGGCGGCGCGGTGTTCATGGGCATGCTCTTCTTCCTGATGAGCCTCGTGGGCGGAACCCGTTTCGTCTACCTGTTCATTTCGGGCCTCTTCGGCGCCGCCGCGTGCGTGCTCCTGGTGATCAACTCGCCCTACCGCTTCAAGCGCTGGTTCGCCTTCCTCGACCCCTTCCAGGACCCGCAGGGTACGGGCTACCAGCTGGTGCAGTCGTTCTTCGCGTTCGGATCGGGCCAGATCACGGGGGTGGGCTTCGGCTCCGGCAAGCAGAAGCTCTTCTACCTGCCCGAGGCCCATACGGACTTTATCATGGCCGTGGCCGGGGAGGAGCTGGGCTTCATCGGCGTTTCGGTGATCCTCTCGCTGATCGGGGTGCTCATGTGGCGCTCCTTCCGCATCGCCCTGGCCCAGGACGACCTGCGCGACCGCTTCACGGCCTATGGCATGGCCCTGGTGCTGGGCATCGGCTTCCTGCTCAACCTGGCCGTGGTCATGGGCTGCGTGCCGCCCAAGGGCGTGGCCATGCCCTTCCTCTCCTACGGCGGCTCCTCGCTGGTGTGCGCCTTCCTCTGCGTGGGCATCCTGCTGAACCTCTCCAGGAGGCGGCCCACATGA
- the murG gene encoding undecaprenyldiphospho-muramoylpentapeptide beta-N-acetylglucosaminyltransferase, with amino-acid sequence MKRVLVATGGTGGHIFPALAVIEELRAMHPGLECLFVGGEGPEGRLAREAGVDFRGLAVRGVLGKGLSAVPAALRMGGSLLTALAVVREFRPQVAAGFGGYAGFCPVLAAWMQRIPTAVHEQNSVPGATNRLLGRVVRRVMVSYPDESGAFPPGKVLLTGNPVRPGIAGAIGTEAARVVPSRILVLGGSQGARAVNRVVVTAWPRLASQGFELRHQTGASDYESVRNLYRGQERVTVEPFIQDMPEAYAWADLVIGRAGASTLAEVACMGLPSVLVPFPHATHDHQAVNASYLERVGAAVVLKEKDLNTQTLEAAVLSILGDPEKCRAMGRAARTQAKPHAARDIAMELSRLAA; translated from the coding sequence ATGAAGCGCGTGCTTGTGGCCACCGGAGGCACGGGCGGGCACATCTTCCCCGCCCTGGCCGTGATCGAGGAGCTCAGGGCCATGCACCCGGGCCTGGAATGCCTTTTCGTGGGCGGTGAAGGCCCCGAAGGCAGGCTGGCCAGGGAGGCGGGCGTGGACTTCCGGGGGCTGGCCGTGCGCGGCGTGCTGGGCAAGGGCCTGAGCGCCGTGCCCGCAGCCCTGCGCATGGGCGGCAGCCTGCTCACGGCCCTGGCCGTGGTGCGCGAATTCCGCCCCCAGGTAGCGGCGGGGTTCGGCGGCTACGCGGGCTTCTGCCCGGTGCTGGCGGCCTGGATGCAGCGCATCCCCACGGCCGTGCACGAACAGAACAGCGTTCCCGGCGCGACCAACCGCCTGCTGGGCCGGGTGGTCCGGCGGGTGATGGTCTCGTATCCGGACGAATCGGGCGCATTTCCCCCGGGCAAGGTTCTCCTCACGGGCAACCCCGTGCGGCCCGGGATCGCAGGGGCGATCGGGACGGAAGCGGCGCGGGTGGTGCCAAGCCGCATCCTCGTCCTGGGCGGCAGCCAGGGGGCCAGGGCCGTCAACCGGGTGGTGGTGACGGCCTGGCCCCGTCTGGCGTCGCAGGGCTTCGAGCTGCGCCATCAGACCGGCGCGTCGGATTACGAGTCCGTGCGCAATCTTTACCGGGGGCAGGAGCGGGTCACGGTGGAGCCCTTCATCCAGGACATGCCCGAGGCTTACGCCTGGGCCGATCTGGTGATCGGCCGCGCCGGGGCCTCCACCCTGGCCGAGGTGGCCTGCATGGGCCTGCCCTCGGTGCTTGTGCCCTTCCCCCACGCCACGCACGACCACCAGGCCGTCAACGCCTCCTACCTGGAGCGCGTGGGGGCGGCCGTGGTGCTCAAGGAAAAGGACTTGAACACCCAGACGCTGGAGGCCGCCGTGCTCTCCATCCTGGGCGATCCCGAAAAATGCCGAGCCATGGGCCGCGCCGCGCGCACCCAGGCCAAACCTCACGCCGCCCGGGACATCGCCATGGAGCTCTCCCGGCTGGCCGCATGA